A region of the Antedon mediterranea chromosome 4, ecAntMedi1.1, whole genome shotgun sequence genome:
CCTTGTTGATAAACTGGACCATTAATATATAAATGACTAACCTCAGTGACCGATACTGTGGTCTATAATTAGAAACCGTTATTTACATTGTTGCTATATCCAATATGTGTAACCAATAGCATTTCATCTAATTTTAGAGCTATAGGCCTACGATATTTTATCTTGTTAAGTAAATTACTGTTAATCAATCGTGTGGTTATTTATATCGAACTGATCATCACGATACTCTATGCCAATACtatgtttttataattacccaAACGACGATTAAATGTGTATAGTTGGTTATAGGATGGATTTCTCCATGGTTCCAAGGCCTACTGCAGTTAATTTCTCGAAATCTAACGGCTACCACTACCAATGACCGATTGATAGACCTAATGATACTCTTTGTTGTTCATATGGAAATACACTATAGAAAATACACATTTGAAACTGGAAggcatgataaaaaaaacagcaattgtatactgtaaaagaacattttaaatgaaagttatataccttatttaggcctataacaaaTTTACCATTAACATTTTACCAAGTTTCCGTCAGACTGATCTTTCTAACAGCAgattttcatttcatatttaaaaGGTAAAGCTTAGTAGCCTACAGAAAATCAATCACATGACTagaaaaataacatatttttgtattggATAAAATATTAAGTAAATATTACAATAGTACTGTATGCTATAAAGAGAGAAAGATCATTCCAATCAAATTCCGAGTTCATTCAAGAGTAGCTCCATTTTTACAATGCCTATCTCttcattacaaaatattaaaatttaagaaaaaaaaataaaaatctcaTTTGAAGCAGGACGAGCGTTGTGATATGAGGTCATTACAAAAATGGCATACTACAGGACATGAATACACGAATTTACCGATTTCCAATGGCCTATCATTAACTGGGTAACTATTATGATtctgattatttgatttgattatgtacagcatttattatctattttaatattgtatttcttttcttgtttttgtGTGTGTTCTCTTCTGTAATAATGTTGTTATGCCTATATCTACGCTATTACGATTGTAACGCAGAGTGCCAAGTGGagttatttaaatgttttttttaaaaacggttaatataggcctatttcataACACATAAGGTTCCCCAATAAAGTGATTTGACCTGGAGTGGTGTTCCAAAAGTATATGAATAAAAAGGGGACGACAGTGAAACCCACATTTTCATCAGAAATGTCCAACGGAAAGTGGCATTGAAACTCCACACGATCGACCATTTTCGGATAGGCGGAGTCCCGACAGCGAATAAATAGCTGATTGGTCGAAGAATCCTAATTCGTCAATAACGGACGCCGTTATATAGGGCATACAAACttgaataataaacaaaacaatctTATTTGAGGTAGAGCTTTGTAGGAACACGCTATATAAGTAACATTTTAGCTCTTCGATACCCATTCGGCAATTTACGGCAATAAATCAGCTTTGATAGTGTTGCGTTGTCACGTTTCTTCAAGCAGAATGAGCTCAATCCGTTACAGCACAAGACTGCTACAGAAAACCAAAGATGTGGTAAAGTGTCAATTCAAACGAGCTGTCAGTAACACTACTTCAAATACAaggtattataggcctaaagtatGTCTATTTAATAAGTATAGAGTTTGTAAAAGTTGTTTGAAACGAATTGGGCAACAAAGTGGTTTTACTTCTAAAACAGATACTGTACTTCCAGTCACTGATTTTTCAATcacataaaatatttatattagttaagcaataaataaataaaataccgTAAACGTTATTTtagataatgtattttttattaaaggcaAATCAGGTACCGTATGGTCACGCTCACAGGGAATGATTTGCACGTTATCTATACCTTGTGTTTATTTATAGATATGTATATAGTTGGTCACTATAAGCTAAACAATAATGTTATAAGTTGCCAAATCAATATGTTGCAGAATTTGCTTGTGGGTGTGTCTTACCGGTCcggtttttgttttgtttttgataccatgaaatatgaaatttgaaaaaaaattcaatatgtTGAGAAGATCATATATACcagatttttcatttttttgacTCTTTGATAAACTTTATGAACTTCGACTTATTCGATATCCTTGTTAGAAATGGAGTTGCAACACAGAGTAGAACAAGGTCGACCCTAGTTCAAGAGAAAGGAACACAAACAAGGTAGGCCTCCGTCCGTAGccacaaacaaaatgtataacCTAAAACTAATGCGTCTCGGgatatattaatttttacctCTGGTTTAATATGATAATGGATGAAAcgttataatacatttttttgggaAACTGTATAGGGCctataccgtaaatcttctaatagtaacccacactctaatagtaacccccctttcTATTAGTaaccaccttataagtcaatctataataataacccactactataATATAAACCCATAGGGGTTTGTTGAGCCGTGAATGtgtgcaaaaagtcacatttgtgcaaCCACCAAACATGcaccctcaaatgtgcaaatttgtaaaaatgtataatccAGTAATGTGCAAAAATCAcgccgttaaatgtaaaaacgatTAGTTTTGACGTTAAAATGTGCAAATGTGTAACACGTGTTCGCTGCTTGCTGGAGATTTCCTTTAAAATACAGACaacttttttatattatttatttaaaatgtatttctgTTATGCGCAgtttatgtaatttttaattgtGAGGATTTTCTTACGCAAATCATTttctttaacaaaattaattaacagGAAAATAATGTAGATGAAGTAGGTATATGAATATGGTATAATCCTTAAACGAATGTAAATGTTATGCATGATTTAAAATAGCTCAAAGATTTCGTTGCGCATTTGAATTTGCGCAAGAAATATTTGCGCAATTTTATTCTTTTAcctgcattttttataaatgtatacatattttaatgagcTTTGGTTTTATCAAATGCTGAAAATACCATGCGCAATTTGAATAGTGCTCAAGAAAATCGTCAATGAATTTCAAATTGCATAAATTTCAATTATCGCTCATAACAgaaatacattaataaaataatataaaatctaaTGAACTCAATTATGTTTTGTAAATTTCGTTTAAAATAAGAGAACAACTACAAGGGACTTAAATTTCAACGGTATGGAAGTTATCATTTCCAGAGAAGCAGCGACCACGGACATTCTCGGACATATTCGGACATTCGGATTGtgttttttctttcttcaaAAACAGATTATTTCAGCCTGTACTACAATATATGTAATGCCATATCTTGAAAACATTGTTAGAATTAggttataatttttaataaacgaTTTTGTTTGAGAAAAAATGATTTGCAAATTTGTAGAATTTCATTTGCACATTTTTAGACATTTGCACATTCAACGTCAAAACTAatcgtttttacatttaacggcgGGATATATGCACATTAGTggattatacatttttacagatttgcacatttgagggtgccatgtttgcacaaatgtggttgtttgcacaaatgtgactttttgcacatttcacggctcaacagggttactattagagtcacaaaaactattgacaaaatgatTGGCTgtttatgatgcagccgtattttgaaaataaggagataatttGCATGTTTATCTCGGGGAGTGGGTGAAGATTgaatgtttttgagtttataaaatatagtttgtttatttgtactGTTTTATTAGTTTTACTATGAGTACCGTAAGTAATGTATTTTACTCTATAGGGATTCAACTCAAGGAAGTCGGAAGGATGAAGGGTTTCGTATATTGCATGAACATAAACGCACATCAACATCTCTCAATGAGCTTGTAGATAACTACGGTCCTGAAGTATATGAAAAGAATTGTGAAAACTTCATCGGTACTGTCAAAATACCTACAGGAGTGGTATCTATCAAAGTCAACGGAAAACACGCAAATGGCACGTATACTGTTCCCATGGCAACGACAGAAGGGGCACTAGTGGCATCATACAATAGAGGCACTAAAGTTATCAATGAAGCAGGTGGAATCAATGCTGCTTTTATTCGTCAAAGAATTGTCAGAGCACCATTATATGAATTTAACAGTGTTGATGATGCATCAAAGTTCCAGGAATTTTACAGCCAGTCAGACACGTTTAAGCGAATGAAAGAAATAGCAGAGAAGACAACACGTCATGGTAAACTGCACAAAACAACCTGTCATGTCCACGGAAGTACGGTACACACACGAATGAGTTACTCAAGTGGAGATGCATCTGGACAAAACATCGTAACGTTTGCTACAGAACCTGTCTGTAAATGGATACAGAAGAACTCTCCAATTACTCCGACGGCTTGGTACATCGACAGTGGATTTTCCTTGGACAAGCGAGCTGGTTCGGCCAACGTAATAGACGGTCGTGGATCATATGTCACTGGGGAGGTAGTGATTCCAAGAGAGCTAATTGAGAAGAGGATGCATACATCTGGTAAGACAATGCACGACGAAAGTATATTGTATAGTCCAAGGAAACGAGTTGTGTCATCATGACGATAGAGGATCTCTTTCAGTTTTTACatggaaaacatttttttttaaagaaattaataagTTACAGTAATTCAGTCTTGTTATTGTCATGTTTAATTTTGAGTAAtatgaattaaacaattttaatattatagtttttTCTTACAGTGGAAATCATTCAGGATTTGAATTGGCATCAAATTGACAATATATTCGCCGGATCACAAGGTAATTGTTTTAACATAACTCTAATATTTTACCATAGATGACCCTTAATCTTATGTCAACGAAAAT
Encoded here:
- the LOC140047549 gene encoding uncharacterized protein → MSSIRYSTRLLQKTKDVVKCQFKRAVSNTTSNTRNGVATQSRTRSTLVQEKGTQTRDSTQGSRKDEGFRILHEHKRTSTSLNELVDNYGPEVYEKNCENFIGTVKIPTGVVSIKVNGKHANGTYTVPMATTEGALVASYNRGTKVINEAGGINAAFIRQRIVRAPLYEFNSVDDASKFQEFYSQSDTFKRMKEIAEKTTRHGKLHKTTCHVHGSTVHTRMSYSSGDASGQNIVTFATEPVCKWIQKNSPITPTAWYIDSGFSLDKRAGSANVIDGRGSYVTGEVVIPRELIEKRMHTSVFYFTALNCQASNALAAIFIATGQDPACVAESHQAYTQYKKTIDGDLKMVCTLPSLMIGTIGGGTSLPSQKTCLEIIGTHGIGTMPAFAEVILGVVMGGELSLISAMGAQHFAYAHKKHARGPKTVA